CCTGCCCTGCCCACATATGTTGTTGAACAAAAAGATGCCAATGGCATGGAGCCACATGATAAAAGCTCCCATGACCTAGAGACATGATGAGTATTATGATATTCCTCCTAAGTTGGTCAACACACTCAATATCTTCATATAGACTCCTTTTTTTTCCTTAATTTTTGCATTAAGCCCTATAGTATTTTGGGTACCAAGCCTAAATCAAATAACCCCAGATGCCTCAACATTTTACATGTCAGGTCACGAATACCTCCCACAACTATCCACCTACAATAATTCCAACACCATGAACACCTCAACATTATGGGAATTTAAATCCATAGCCTCCCCTCAGCAATCTTGAGTATTTCTCAGTTTGTGATCTTCAAAGGGATACCAGACAAGACATAAACTAGTGTTCTTTTGGGGTCCACCATTGCTCAAAGAGGAGAACAATGAACAACTCCACTAGCAGGGAGCCCTGTTCCATCTATACCTTTCTGATCTGGCAAAGGAAAATCTTTAGGACGCAAGTTTCTTAACAAAGcaataaaaaagtaaaagaaaatagtGGTCGAATACCACCTTGGTGGGGATCGAGAAAAGGACATGACAATGGTGAGGATTACAAGCTCCGTTCGTTCCACCAACGATATCCCCACAAGCTCGAGCACAATCCGTAGGAGAATCTTAGATTAGCATCTAGTTGTGCTTTCACTCAAGTCTTCTATTTCGAGTAATGCAGGGCCCCAAAAGCCCAGTGTTTCCAAGTAAACAAATGGGCTCAGGGACTCATGGGTGCTCCTGGCACCCTAATCCAAGCCAGTTCACATGACCTAAACGTAACTTCTCTACTGCATATGGTCCCCCTTTTCCCTCCTGAGCTGCACTTTTCCAGCCACCATTATTATAACGCCAACAGTCCCTTTGGGATGATGCTCCCCATCATCCCGTTGCCTGCAAAGAAGCAAAGGTTTAAATGGCCACTACTGCTCCTTTTTAGTGTCCTTTGAGCTGCAACCGTGACAGGATCTTGCCAGCCTATTCACTTTAATCtcatttcctctctctctctctctctctctctcacgctcTCTGAATTCATAatagatgcttttttttttttttttaatagcagGAATTAGAGGCTTTAGTGGAGAGCATATATTCGTTAATAAGATAAAAGCCAGATGATGAGCTATAGATTCAGAAAAACTGTACCTCTTCTTCAGTCCACAGGCAGAAAGCAACAAGGTAATAGATGGCAGGAAGGTAACCTTTAAACATGCCTTTAACAGTAAAGcccagaaaagaaagaaaaataacatctttagttcttcttggGCTGAAAAATCCTTCTTTCTAGTCACTAATCCTACATTAGTAATGGACTCAACTCTCAAGAACACAGAAACGTAGGAAGTGTGAAAGAGATAGAGCATTTAATTTAGAACCTGAACAACTGAATCCCATCACCCAGTCTCAATCTCTCCAATCTCCAACCTTTGCACTTCAAAGTCCCAACTCCCATACTGTAATTCTGTAAAGAGAAAACAAAATcccaagaaagaaaataaatgaaACCATCTTCGGGCTAAAAATCGTTTCTTGACTGCCAAATCCCACTGCAATTGAACTTAAGGAGAAGGAAGATACATAGGAtgaaagaaaatgagagaaagaACTCAATTAGATTTCTTAGCTATGGTATACATATGGATCTAGCCAagcttacttttttttttctcaaaaaattacaaATGGTTAACTCAACccattaaaaaacaaaaaaaaaaaaaagaaggaaaccaaaataatatgagaagagGAGGAACACCAACACTGCAAAAAAACAGGGAAAGTCCCAAGATGCGATTTTTATGGCGGATGGAGCCGGGAATGGGAGAGCGGAGAAGAGATTCTTAGTAAATAAAATCGAATTTAGTATTCGGGCATGAGGTGGGAGATCTTGGCCTCCTCGCCTGGCATCGTCCCCTGCTGCTCGGTGACCCGGAGCCAGATGCAGACGGCGGTGAAGCTGAGGACGAGGCTGAGCAGCCCGCTGCCGAGCCCGATCCCGACGATGGCGAGCACCGAGAGCCCCTTCCCTGACGCCGGTGGTAGCGGGTAGCCGTAGAGGTCCTTGTTGCCGATAAAAGAGCTGGCATTGAAGCGGGGAAGCCCCCCGGAGCGGTTGGCGAGGAGgacggggatggggccggagagCTGGTTGTGGGAGACGTCGAAGGCGGAGAGGCGGACGAGGAGGCCGAGCTGGTCCGGGATGAGGCCGGAGAGGGCGTTGGCGTGGAGGTCGATGACGTTGAGATAGGCGCAGAGGGCGAGCTGCGGGGGGATGGAGCCGGAGAGGCGGTTGGCGGAGAGGTTGAGGACGGCGAGGTTGAGGAGGGAGGAGAGCTCGGGGGGGATGGGCCCGGTGAGGGAGTTGGAGGAGAGGTCCAGGGACTGGAGGTTGGTGCAGTTGGCGAGGAAGGGGGAGAGGGTGCCGGAGAGGGAAAGATTT
This genomic window from Elaeis guineensis isolate ETL-2024a chromosome 13, EG11, whole genome shotgun sequence contains:
- the LOC105055880 gene encoding receptor-like protein 44, giving the protein MLPPPPAKPSLLLLSSFHRRHHPLASPSPPTRPGRTAVAPALLLLLVLIVSLLELPPAAVSDPDDERCLTNLRQSLSDPTHSLRNWSKTTFAAPCNGFTSYLGGATCNNGRVYKLSLANLSLSGTLSPFLANCTNLQSLDLSSNSLTGPIPPELSSLLNLAVLNLSANRLSGSIPPQLALCAYLNVIDLHANALSGLIPDQLGLLVRLSAFDVSHNQLSGPIPVLLANRSGGLPRFNASSFIGNKDLYGYPLPPASGKGLSVLAIVGIGLGSGLLSLVLSFTAVCIWLRVTEQQGTMPGEEAKISHLMPEY